A single Deinococcus radiopugnans ATCC 19172 DNA region contains:
- the alr gene encoding alanine racemase produces the protein MPLNTLCARAHARTSAAALEGNLRALSRRAGVPLLLPVKADAYGHGLEIVARVAARHPDVWGLAVATPQEAGMLAALNPGKPVVLLTPPRAGEVPVLADLGVRLPVASLAEAEALPPHARAHLKVDTGMNRLGARPEDAVRVGQRLAERGVLEGAYTHFATADEPDLAFAWEQFRRFQGVLAELPPLLAHASNGGGILSLGQLPGMRLARPGLASYGFAPPHLSGVLPLTPVMTLEAEITHLHTARAGESVSYGGLWHALRDTLLATVGLGYADGYPRNATGQAQVTVAGERRPVVGRICMDQCMVDVTGLDVQVGDAVRFWGPDGITVGDVAGWGSTNEYEVLTGLGARVERLAAP, from the coding sequence ATGCCCCTGAACACGCTGTGTGCCCGCGCCCACGCCCGCACGTCCGCCGCCGCCCTGGAAGGCAACCTGCGCGCGCTGTCCCGCCGCGCCGGGGTGCCGCTGCTGCTGCCGGTCAAGGCCGACGCCTACGGCCACGGCCTGGAGATCGTGGCGCGCGTCGCCGCCCGGCACCCCGACGTGTGGGGCCTGGCGGTGGCGACGCCGCAGGAGGCCGGAATGCTGGCGGCCCTGAACCCCGGCAAGCCGGTCGTGCTGCTCACGCCGCCGCGAGCGGGCGAGGTTCCGGTGCTGGCCGACCTGGGCGTGCGCCTGCCCGTCGCCTCGCTGGCGGAGGCCGAGGCCCTGCCGCCCCACGCCCGCGCGCACCTCAAGGTGGACACCGGCATGAACCGCCTGGGCGCCCGCCCCGAGGACGCCGTGCGCGTCGGGCAGCGGCTGGCCGAGCGCGGCGTGCTGGAGGGCGCTTACACCCACTTCGCCACCGCCGACGAGCCGGACCTGGCGTTCGCCTGGGAGCAGTTCCGGCGCTTTCAGGGCGTGCTGGCCGAGCTGCCGCCCCTGCTGGCCCACGCCTCCAACGGCGGCGGCATCCTGAGCCTGGGCCAGTTGCCGGGCATGCGGCTGGCGCGGCCCGGTCTGGCCTCCTACGGCTTCGCGCCCCCGCATCTGAGCGGTGTGCTGCCGCTGACCCCAGTCATGACCCTGGAGGCCGAGATCACGCACCTGCATACCGCCCGTGCGGGCGAGAGCGTGAGCTACGGCGGGCTGTGGCACGCCCTGCGCGACACGCTGCTGGCGACGGTGGGCCTGGGCTACGCCGACGGCTACCCGCGCAACGCCACCGGACAGGCCCAGGTGACCGTGGCCGGCGAGCGCCGCCCGGTGGTGGGCCGCATCTGCATGGACCAGTGCATGGTGGACGTGACCGGGCTGGATGTTCAGGTGGGCGACGCGGTGCGCTTCTGGGGACCGGACGGCATCACCGTGGGTGACGTGGCCGGGTGGGGCAGCACCAACGAGTATGAGGTGCTGACGGGACTGGGCGCGCGTGTGGAGCGGCTGGCCGCGCCGTGA
- the prmC gene encoding peptide chain release factor N(5)-glutamine methyltransferase gives MNLRDHLAEAVRTLRAAGVSSPEVDARALTLHALDLPPTAFLLRGLEEVDGAGAERLSQLIQQRAARVPLQHLLGTVEWGGLQLSVDGRALIPRPETEWFLQLALADLKGVGLPRVVDVGTGTGALALGVKMARPDAAVLAVDLSPEALALARENALLNSLDVAFVKSDLLNSIPGPFDLILANLPYLPEGDRAHAEPEVRHDPELALYSGPDGLTLARRLIPQARAALAEGGALWLELDPRNAPAFAAELRAQGWAAALHPDLTGRERFVRAAPLPSRGGETMRPV, from the coding sequence TTGAATCTCCGTGATCATCTCGCCGAGGCTGTGCGGACCCTGCGCGCGGCGGGCGTGTCCTCGCCGGAGGTGGACGCCCGGGCGCTGACCCTGCACGCGCTGGATCTCCCGCCCACGGCATTTTTGCTGCGAGGTTTGGAAGAAGTAGATGGTGCTGGCGCTGAACGTCTGAGCCAATTGATCCAGCAACGGGCCGCGCGTGTGCCCCTCCAACATCTGCTGGGAACGGTGGAGTGGGGTGGCTTGCAGCTCAGTGTGGACGGGCGGGCGTTGATTCCCAGACCAGAAACGGAATGGTTTCTGCAACTGGCGCTGGCTGATCTGAAAGGGGTGGGTCTGCCGCGCGTGGTGGATGTCGGCACGGGGACGGGGGCGCTGGCGCTGGGCGTCAAGATGGCCCGTCCGGATGCGGCAGTACTGGCGGTGGACCTCAGCCCCGAGGCGCTGGCTCTGGCACGCGAGAATGCCCTGTTGAACAGTCTGGACGTGGCGTTCGTCAAAAGCGATCTGCTGAACAGCATTCCCGGTCCATTCGACCTGATCCTCGCCAACCTGCCGTATCTGCCCGAAGGGGACCGCGCCCACGCCGAGCCGGAGGTGCGACACGACCCCGAACTGGCCCTGTACTCCGGCCCGGACGGTCTGACCCTGGCCCGCCGCCTGATCCCGCAGGCCCGCGCCGCATTGGCTGAGGGCGGGGCGCTGTGGCTGGAACTGGACCCGCGCAACGCCCCCGCCTTCGCCGCCGAACTGCGCGCTCAGGGCTGGGCCGCCGCGTTGCACCCGGACCTGACTGGACGGGAGCGCTTCGTGCGGGCCGCGCCATTGCCCTCACGCGGGGGTGAGACAATGCGGCCCGTATGA
- a CDS encoding VC0807 family protein, whose protein sequence is MSDPASEPNSAALPPKKARARVPKTVWDLVFTLLIPILILSPNILGSGISIADQVFGGGTGGNVRAYLLAALIPVAYVLWDLGVNRNVSPVALIGGAGAIFSGALAFWYVDGFWYAIKDSARAYLTGILFLISAATSVPLFRVFLDAASIGEKPEDRAATQQAMRDPGVHRGLVLGTVVFAVVDLIGGVVNSIVNYARVTAKFGTDDFNAQIAAVNAVMRVPGLVISLVGVFAAIWFVQRAVKVRFGPEASLLEPAKLAAAMRERGEVRAEPAGPA, encoded by the coding sequence ATGAGCGATCCGGCCTCCGAACCCAATTCCGCCGCCCTTCCCCCCAAAAAGGCCCGCGCCCGCGTGCCCAAGACCGTGTGGGATCTGGTCTTCACGCTGCTGATTCCGATCCTGATTCTCAGCCCCAATATTCTGGGCAGCGGCATCAGCATTGCCGATCAGGTGTTCGGGGGCGGGACCGGCGGCAACGTGCGGGCCTACCTGCTGGCCGCGCTGATTCCGGTGGCCTACGTGCTGTGGGATCTGGGGGTCAATCGCAATGTCAGCCCGGTGGCTTTAATCGGCGGGGCAGGAGCCATTTTCTCGGGGGCGCTGGCCTTCTGGTACGTGGACGGTTTCTGGTACGCCATCAAGGACAGCGCGCGGGCGTACCTGACCGGCATTCTCTTTTTAATCAGCGCGGCCACCAGCGTGCCGCTGTTCCGCGTGTTTCTGGACGCCGCCAGCATCGGCGAGAAGCCCGAGGACCGCGCCGCCACGCAGCAGGCCATGCGTGATCCGGGGGTCCACCGGGGGCTGGTGCTGGGCACCGTGGTCTTCGCGGTGGTGGACCTGATCGGCGGCGTGGTCAACAGCATTGTGAATTACGCCCGCGTGACGGCCAAATTCGGCACCGATGATTTCAACGCCCAGATTGCCGCCGTCAACGCCGTGATGCGGGTGCCGGGGCTGGTGATCAGTCTGGTGGGGGTGTTCGCCGCCATCTGGTTCGTGCAGCGCGCGGTGAAAGTCCGCTTCGGGCCGGAGGCCAGCCTGCTGGAGCCTGCGAAGTTGGCCGCCGCCATGCGCGAACGCGGCGAGGTCCGGGCGGAGCCGGCTGGCCCAGCCTGA
- the coaD gene encoding pantetheine-phosphate adenylyltransferase, whose amino-acid sequence MKAVFPGSFDPITSGHMDVLTRASRIFDTVTVTVMHNARKQGRHLFTLDERLEILRKATGHLENVGVDSFGGLLVDYMAQEQKGIILRGLRAVSDYEYELQIAHLNRQIGEVETVFIMAATRWSFVSSSMVREIASYGGDIREMVPRASADALRLKYADVYDERERTMTPASPD is encoded by the coding sequence ATGAAAGCCGTCTTTCCCGGATCGTTCGACCCCATCACCAGCGGGCACATGGACGTGCTGACCCGCGCCAGCCGCATCTTCGACACGGTGACCGTGACGGTCATGCACAACGCCCGCAAGCAGGGACGGCACCTGTTTACGCTGGACGAACGGCTGGAGATCCTGCGCAAGGCCACCGGCCATCTGGAGAACGTCGGCGTGGATTCCTTCGGCGGGCTGCTGGTGGACTACATGGCGCAGGAGCAAAAAGGGATCATCCTGCGCGGCCTGCGGGCGGTCAGCGACTACGAGTACGAATTGCAGATCGCGCACCTGAACCGCCAGATCGGCGAGGTGGAAACGGTGTTTATCATGGCGGCCACCCGCTGGAGCTTCGTGTCCAGCAGCATGGTGCGCGAGATCGCCAGCTACGGCGGCGACATCCGAGAGATGGTCCCGCGCGCCAGCGCCGACGCCCTGCGGCTGAAGTACGCGGACGTGTACGACGAGCGGGAACGGACGATGACCCCGGCCAGCCCGGATTGA
- a CDS encoding RsmD family RNA methyltransferase, producing the protein MSLRILGGSAKGRPLKVPDSARPSGARIRKSLFDLLAARAPTGTFVDLHGGSGAIGLEAASRGYTVTLVEQDARAVGALEANARALELRVRIIRGQSQKLLPRLGGFDIVFSDPPYEADIPALTAQLLGSDVVAAGGLLICQHPDRLTLPEHPGFARQVREYGSNSLTLYQRMAAADTVEDA; encoded by the coding sequence TTGAGCCTGCGGATCTTGGGCGGCAGCGCGAAGGGCCGCCCCCTGAAGGTGCCCGACAGCGCCCGGCCCAGCGGCGCCCGCATTCGCAAGAGCCTGTTCGATCTGCTGGCCGCCCGCGCGCCCACGGGCACCTTTGTGGACCTGCACGGCGGCAGCGGCGCCATCGGGCTGGAGGCGGCCAGCCGGGGCTACACGGTCACGCTGGTCGAGCAGGACGCCCGCGCGGTGGGGGCACTGGAAGCGAACGCCCGCGCGCTGGAGTTGCGGGTGCGGATCATTCGCGGTCAGTCGCAGAAACTGCTGCCCCGGCTGGGAGGTTTCGACATCGTGTTCAGCGACCCCCCGTATGAGGCCGACATCCCCGCCCTCACGGCGCAACTGCTGGGCAGCGACGTGGTGGCGGCGGGCGGCTTGTTGATCTGCCAGCATCCAGACCGCCTGACCCTGCCGGAGCATCCCGGCTTCGCACGTCAGGTCCGCGAGTACGGCAGCAACAGCCTGACCCTCTATCAGCGAATGGCGGCGGCAGATACAGTAGAGGACGCATGA
- a CDS encoding DUF3248 domain-containing protein yields the protein MSDPLPPGSPEELPAGLLPQELEVLGGQLVWRIGKDEVSDDVIVRLGYASATPRFAHLPRLRSANDADLLSAMEGGRVVIEWVD from the coding sequence ATGAGCGATCCGCTGCCCCCAGGTTCCCCGGAGGAGCTGCCCGCCGGCCTTCTGCCGCAGGAGCTGGAGGTCCTGGGCGGGCAGCTGGTCTGGCGCATCGGCAAGGACGAGGTGAGCGACGACGTGATCGTGCGGCTGGGCTACGCCTCGGCCACGCCACGTTTTGCCCATCTGCCCCGGTTGCGCAGCGCCAACGACGCCGATCTGCTCTCGGCCATGGAGGGCGGGCGCGTGGTGATCGAGTGGGTGGACTGA
- a CDS encoding DUF3809 domain-containing protein — MIIEAGRHFTLQAPGSAAATLAFVRDPARALSRLHFLRGLNVEGHEVRGELLVPLPVLGEADLPFVCVLAHTPDGATLTPRPIEGERAWVEVTGQAQVLEGAQAARSGETVVEVAFNFLFRAHLATPDAQGWGGAAFEKMVRAAAGRTLDRVTQELPEGLREALEAG, encoded by the coding sequence GTGATCATCGAGGCGGGGCGACACTTTACCCTGCAGGCTCCCGGTTCGGCGGCCGCTACCCTGGCCTTCGTGCGTGACCCGGCCCGCGCCCTGTCGCGCCTGCATTTCCTGCGTGGCCTGAATGTCGAGGGCCATGAGGTGCGCGGCGAGCTGCTGGTGCCGCTGCCCGTACTGGGTGAGGCCGATCTGCCCTTCGTGTGCGTGCTGGCCCACACGCCCGACGGCGCGACGCTCACGCCCCGGCCCATCGAGGGCGAACGCGCCTGGGTGGAGGTCACCGGGCAGGCCCAGGTGCTGGAGGGCGCGCAGGCGGCCCGCAGCGGCGAAACGGTGGTGGAGGTCGCCTTCAACTTCCTGTTCCGTGCCCACCTCGCCACCCCCGATGCCCAGGGCTGGGGCGGCGCGGCCTTCGAGAAGATGGTGCGGGCCGCCGCTGGCCGCACGCTGGACCGGGTGACGCAGGAGTTGCCCGAGGGCCTGCGTGAGGCACTGGAAGCAGGCTGA
- the rsfS gene encoding ribosome silencing factor, with protein MTLNTKPNAPANPSTRDTDQRQLRAIVDAARERRAEDVRVLDLSDVSSTLEYFVICTATAGLQLNAVQENIRTKAMEAGLPRPSVEGPSERWLLLSFGSIVVHIMTKEAREYYDLEGLWSDARTMEFPEE; from the coding sequence ATGACCCTGAACACCAAGCCCAACGCCCCCGCCAACCCCTCCACTCGCGACACCGATCAGCGCCAGTTGCGCGCCATCGTGGACGCCGCCCGTGAACGCCGCGCCGAGGACGTGCGTGTGCTGGACCTCTCGGACGTGAGCAGCACGCTGGAATACTTCGTGATTTGCACCGCCACCGCCGGGCTGCAGCTCAACGCCGTGCAGGAAAACATCCGCACCAAGGCCATGGAGGCCGGGCTGCCGCGCCCCAGCGTCGAAGGCCCCAGCGAGCGCTGGCTGCTGCTGTCCTTCGGCAGCATCGTGGTCCACATCATGACCAAGGAGGCCCGCGAGTACTACGACCTCGAGGGGCTGTGGAGCGACGCCCGCACAATGGAATTCCCCGAGGAATAA
- a CDS encoding LCP family protein → MRSLARLRALQTFGLSLAALTLGGLALLQGAGGASRLALSAGTAPQFTVLLAGRDIVYCYYHQPCKDQDNPKGALEPPNTDTLMLVKVDGSRVRVLNIPRDTNVGPFDPNERPSLQKINSRYGSGGPEALTHAVETVVGERVDSYVVVRTDYAERVIDALGGLDVTVPEGGIEWVDNAAGVNLKLDAGPHHLDGKEAVLYLRVRKGFGDDYGRIDHQKQALAQLAAKLRSPRGLAALPTILGGIGNGVETNADPELLTALRPYLSNLKLSFATLPTDTIRGSFNLAVNREQLDRLWGDQPLPASPTPNVKVSVVDASGAGLGAATQRALNTLGYGRVTVRQVPESREASQVFTDQDVADANALAELLGLPRLQGERFPVEVGEVGILLGVDAREHLAALFPYAGLPAPPPVTPGTFPAPSSSAPRAPAPSAPPPTETP, encoded by the coding sequence GTGCGGTCCCTGGCGCGGCTGCGTGCCCTGCAGACCTTCGGCCTCAGCCTGGCGGCGCTGACGCTGGGCGGGCTGGCCCTGCTGCAGGGCGCGGGCGGCGCGTCCCGGCTGGCCCTGAGCGCCGGCACCGCGCCGCAGTTCACGGTGCTGCTGGCCGGACGCGACATCGTGTACTGCTATTACCACCAGCCGTGCAAGGACCAGGACAATCCCAAGGGCGCGCTGGAGCCGCCCAACACCGACACGCTGATGCTGGTCAAGGTGGACGGCTCGCGCGTGCGGGTGCTGAATATTCCGCGTGATACCAACGTCGGTCCTTTCGATCCCAACGAGCGGCCCAGCCTGCAGAAGATCAACAGCCGCTACGGTTCCGGCGGCCCCGAGGCGCTGACCCACGCGGTGGAGACGGTGGTGGGCGAGCGGGTGGACTCCTACGTGGTGGTCCGCACCGACTACGCCGAGCGGGTGATCGACGCGCTAGGCGGGCTGGACGTGACCGTGCCGGAGGGCGGCATCGAGTGGGTGGACAACGCCGCCGGGGTCAACCTGAAGCTGGACGCGGGGCCGCACCACCTGGACGGCAAGGAGGCCGTGCTGTACCTGCGCGTCCGCAAGGGCTTCGGGGACGATTACGGACGCATCGACCACCAGAAGCAGGCGCTGGCGCAGCTGGCCGCCAAACTGCGCAGCCCGCGTGGTCTGGCCGCGCTGCCCACCATTCTGGGCGGCATCGGCAACGGGGTGGAGACCAACGCCGATCCCGAACTGCTCACGGCGCTGCGCCCGTACCTGTCCAACCTCAAGCTCAGCTTCGCCACGCTGCCCACCGACACCATTCGCGGCAGCTTCAATCTGGCGGTCAACCGCGAACAGTTGGACCGGCTGTGGGGCGATCAGCCCCTGCCCGCCTCGCCCACCCCGAACGTGAAGGTCAGTGTGGTGGACGCCAGCGGCGCGGGACTGGGGGCGGCGACGCAGCGCGCCCTGAACACCCTGGGGTACGGGCGGGTGACGGTCCGCCAGGTGCCCGAGAGCCGTGAGGCCAGTCAGGTCTTCACCGATCAGGACGTGGCCGACGCCAACGCGCTGGCCGAACTGCTGGGCCTGCCGCGCCTGCAGGGTGAGCGTTTCCCGGTTGAGGTGGGCGAGGTTGGTATCCTGCTGGGTGTAGACGCCCGCGAACATCTCGCGGCCCTTTTTCCCTATGCCGGGTTGCCGGCACCGCCACCCGTCACGCCCGGTACTTTCCCGGCGCCCAGCTCCTCAGCGCCTCGTGCCCCGGCGCCCAGCGCCCCACCCCCCACGGAGACCCCATGA
- the yqeK gene encoding bis(5'-nucleosyl)-tetraphosphatase (symmetrical) YqeK, with protein sequence MVRPRRFEHVVRVAELAAQIAAANGLDTARAYAAGILHDIARDLPDTELLRLAPPECEIDGLHPLALHGRAARTLLERWGYEDPVVLEAVEDHTTGPRGGNPVAQAVYIADVSEPGRGVNADIRELALQDLNAALERAIISKVTYLQGKGITVHPRTLRAYHALPCCAQLPASRTPALPASSAFQ encoded by the coding sequence ATGGTCCGGCCCCGGCGCTTCGAGCACGTGGTGCGGGTGGCCGAGCTGGCGGCCCAGATTGCGGCCGCCAACGGGCTGGACACGGCCCGCGCTTACGCAGCAGGCATCTTGCATGACATTGCCCGCGACCTGCCGGATACCGAACTGCTGCGCCTCGCGCCGCCGGAATGCGAGATCGACGGACTGCACCCACTGGCGCTGCATGGCCGGGCCGCCCGCACGCTGCTGGAACGCTGGGGCTATGAGGACCCGGTGGTGCTTGAAGCGGTTGAGGACCACACCACCGGGCCACGCGGCGGCAATCCTGTGGCGCAGGCGGTGTACATCGCGGACGTGTCCGAGCCTGGACGCGGCGTCAACGCCGATATCCGCGAACTGGCGCTGCAGGACCTGAACGCGGCGCTGGAACGGGCCATCATCTCCAAGGTCACTTACCTGCAGGGCAAGGGCATCACGGTGCATCCGCGCACGCTGCGTGCCTACCACGCGCTGCCGTGCTGCGCCCAGTTGCCCGCGTCCAGAACGCCGGCTCTACCCGCCTCCTCCGCGTTTCAGTGA
- a CDS encoding YbbR-like domain-containing protein, whose translation MSGDSGSPLQEPPAWRRWLEPRYAWGRSIHNLGPKLLAVAVAVTLWFVATSDRRANVEQGYDVPVTVRDTTGGRGEGTRATSDLNPSTVRVTLSGRPERLRELRAGNIEAIVDVTGAPEGSFTRPVTVAAPNGTTVSRKSPDTVQGFVDTQLTRTLPVVLSVVTPPEASLPRYTVMPAEARVTGPGRVIVQVSKLVTSPESLGAATEREVPLIALDQDGQPVEGVQTNPATVTVRRLDTGELPIKTLPVTLNAPPDTLKVTARSIQPSTVRVVAAPDLLSRLREISGTVVYRPGSYSTPVRLQLPAGAQALENVTVSLSVEAVTPEANP comes from the coding sequence GTGAGCGGCGACTCCGGCTCGCCGCTGCAGGAGCCGCCCGCGTGGCGGCGCTGGCTCGAACCGCGCTACGCGTGGGGGCGCAGCATTCATAACCTGGGCCCCAAGCTGCTGGCGGTGGCCGTGGCGGTGACGCTGTGGTTCGTGGCCACGTCGGACCGCCGCGCCAACGTAGAGCAGGGCTACGACGTGCCCGTCACGGTGCGCGACACCACCGGCGGACGCGGCGAGGGCACCCGCGCCACCAGTGACCTGAACCCGTCCACCGTGCGCGTGACCCTGTCGGGGCGGCCCGAACGGCTGCGCGAGTTGCGCGCCGGGAACATCGAGGCCATCGTGGACGTGACTGGCGCGCCGGAAGGCAGCTTTACCCGGCCCGTGACCGTGGCCGCGCCGAACGGCACCACGGTCAGCCGCAAGTCGCCGGACACCGTGCAGGGCTTCGTGGACACCCAGCTGACCCGCACGCTGCCGGTGGTCCTCAGCGTGGTCACGCCGCCGGAAGCCAGCCTGCCGCGCTACACGGTGATGCCCGCCGAGGCCCGCGTGACTGGACCCGGCCGGGTGATCGTGCAGGTGTCGAAGCTGGTGACCAGCCCCGAAAGCCTGGGCGCGGCCACGGAGCGGGAGGTGCCGCTGATCGCGCTGGACCAGGACGGGCAACCGGTCGAGGGCGTGCAGACCAACCCGGCCACGGTCACGGTGCGCCGACTGGACACCGGGGAGCTGCCGATCAAGACCCTGCCGGTGACGCTGAATGCTCCGCCCGACACCCTGAAGGTCACGGCCCGCAGCATCCAGCCCAGCACGGTTCGGGTGGTGGCGGCCCCCGATCTGCTGTCGCGCCTGCGCGAGATCAGCGGCACGGTGGTCTACCGCCCCGGCAGCTACAGCACTCCTGTGCGGTTGCAGCTGCCGGCAGGCGCGCAGGCGCTGGAGAACGTGACGGTCAGCCTGAGCGTCGAGGCCGTGACTCCTGAAGCCAACCCCTGA
- the cdaA gene encoding diadenylate cyclase CdaA — translation MTTPFGQIGVQDVLDIAVVAFLIYQAYLLVVGTRAVNVVRGILVFAGVWVAAQLLGLTTLSFLLGRAGTVGIFALLVLFQPELRAALERVGRPRGRDASASGAALQDLARAMERLAERKTGALIAIERRTPLGEYAETGVNIDALVSVPFLEALFARNAPLHDGGIILQGARVIAAGCLFPLQAADGTYRRYGTRHRAAIGLSELTDAVVLVVSEERGSMRIALAGRLGPDLNGTELREQLRELVYDYPVGRPAAPVKAAPPEPADAAEPEDGGPNGQAAPEARAERRPEPRKEQT, via the coding sequence ATGACCACCCCGTTCGGCCAGATTGGTGTCCAGGATGTGCTGGACATCGCCGTGGTGGCGTTCCTGATCTATCAGGCCTACCTGCTGGTGGTGGGGACGCGGGCCGTGAACGTGGTGCGCGGGATTCTGGTGTTCGCGGGCGTGTGGGTGGCGGCGCAGTTGCTGGGCCTGACCACCCTGAGCTTCCTGCTGGGCCGGGCCGGGACCGTGGGCATCTTCGCGCTGCTGGTGCTGTTCCAGCCGGAATTGCGCGCCGCCCTGGAGCGGGTGGGCCGCCCGCGGGGGCGCGACGCCAGCGCCAGCGGGGCCGCGCTGCAGGACCTGGCCCGCGCCATGGAGCGGCTGGCCGAGCGCAAGACCGGCGCGCTGATCGCCATCGAGCGCCGCACGCCGCTGGGCGAGTACGCCGAGACCGGCGTGAACATCGACGCGCTGGTCAGCGTGCCGTTTCTGGAGGCGCTGTTCGCCCGCAACGCCCCGCTGCACGACGGCGGCATCATCTTGCAGGGGGCGCGCGTGATCGCGGCAGGCTGCCTGTTTCCGCTGCAGGCCGCCGACGGCACCTACCGCCGCTACGGCACCCGCCACCGCGCCGCGATTGGCCTGTCGGAACTGACCGACGCGGTGGTGCTGGTGGTGAGCGAGGAGCGCGGCAGCATGCGTATCGCGCTGGCCGGACGGCTGGGCCCGGACCTGAACGGCACCGAGCTGCGCGAGCAGCTGCGTGAACTGGTTTACGACTACCCGGTGGGCCGCCCCGCCGCGCCTGTCAAGGCCGCGCCGCCGGAACCGGCAGACGCGGCGGAGCCCGAGGACGGCGGCCCGAACGGTCAGGCCGCCCCGGAAGCCCGCGCCGAACGGCGGCCCGAGCCGCGCAAGGAGCAGACGTGA
- a CDS encoding metal-dependent hydrolase, with amino-acid sequence MNIRFLGHSTFLLQSGEHRLLIDPFISGNPTSPVTLDEALTWKLSAVLISHAHGDHWGDALAFGQAGTPIIATAEVGGYAQKHGAANAVAMNIGGTYAADWGKVTLTPAWHSSSFPDGTYGGMPTGLVIELGGQRVYFAGDTCLFSDMRLIGDRGLDAAILPVGDHFTMGPQEAARTLELLRPRVAIPMHFGTFPPLTGDPQVFKRDGEAQGVDVRILQPGETTEL; translated from the coding sequence ATGAACATCCGATTTCTCGGCCACAGCACCTTTTTGCTCCAGAGCGGCGAACACCGCCTGCTGATCGACCCCTTTATCTCCGGCAACCCCACCTCGCCGGTCACGCTGGACGAGGCGCTGACCTGGAAGCTGAGCGCGGTCCTGATCAGCCACGCGCACGGCGACCACTGGGGCGACGCGCTGGCGTTCGGGCAGGCCGGCACACCCATCATCGCCACCGCCGAGGTGGGGGGCTACGCCCAGAAACACGGCGCGGCCAACGCGGTCGCCATGAACATCGGCGGCACCTACGCGGCCGACTGGGGCAAGGTCACACTGACCCCCGCGTGGCACAGCAGCTCGTTTCCGGACGGCACCTACGGCGGCATGCCCACCGGACTGGTGATCGAACTGGGCGGCCAGCGCGTCTACTTTGCCGGGGACACCTGCCTGTTTTCCGACATGCGCCTGATCGGGGACCGTGGCCTGGACGCCGCCATCCTGCCGGTGGGCGATCACTTCACCATGGGGCCGCAGGAGGCCGCCCGCACGCTGGAGCTGCTGCGCCCACGGGTCGCCATTCCCATGCATTTCGGCACCTTTCCCCCGCTGACCGGCGATCCGCAGGTCTTCAAGCGGGACGGCGAGGCCCAGGGTGTGGACGTCCGCATCCTGCAGCCGGGGGAAACGACGGAACTCTGA
- a CDS encoding segregation and condensation protein A: MTVAVTAPASGFVVELPGFSGTLAELASALRTGRIPPQAVGLLTLTRGVLAWVQRLTGGSFAEAHPDLLPTLATVIALKARLLLPQPEPEAWPEDAPDDLLEELLEGVEALAELDALVGFLMARRREREGLIPARPVTLDLPRRERPRNPAGSLAKLVRAAQNAVRQVDTPLLSRDRLTLADALHALRAFGTRLRTFTFRGLPAQNWPERTTYFAALLEGVKEGEFSVEQAEAYGDIAVQSHLTEG; encoded by the coding sequence ATGACCGTCGCCGTCACCGCGCCCGCCAGCGGGTTCGTGGTGGAGTTGCCCGGCTTCAGCGGCACGCTGGCCGAACTCGCCTCCGCCCTGCGGACCGGGCGCATTCCGCCGCAGGCGGTGGGCCTGCTGACCCTGACGCGCGGCGTGCTGGCCTGGGTGCAGCGGCTGACGGGCGGCAGCTTCGCCGAGGCGCACCCCGATCTGTTGCCCACCCTGGCCACCGTGATCGCCCTGAAAGCCCGGTTGCTGCTGCCCCAGCCGGAGCCGGAAGCGTGGCCCGAGGACGCCCCCGACGACCTGCTGGAGGAGCTGCTGGAAGGCGTGGAGGCGCTGGCCGAACTGGACGCGCTGGTGGGCTTTCTCATGGCCCGCCGCCGCGAGCGCGAGGGCCTGATTCCGGCGCGGCCCGTGACGCTGGACCTGCCGCGCCGCGAGCGTCCGCGCAACCCGGCGGGCAGCCTGGCGAAACTGGTCCGCGCCGCGCAGAACGCCGTGCGGCAGGTGGACACGCCGCTGCTGTCGCGCGACCGCCTGACCCTGGCCGACGCCCTGCACGCCCTGCGCGCCTTCGGCACCCGCCTGCGCACCTTCACCTTCCGGGGCCTGCCCGCGCAGAACTGGCCGGAGCGGACCACCTACTTCGCCGCCCTGCTGGAGGGCGTCAAGGAAGGTGAGTTCAGCGTGGAGCAGGCCGAGGCCTACGGCGACATCGCCGTGCAGTCGCATCTGACTGAAGGCTGA